In one Alnus glutinosa chromosome 14, dhAlnGlut1.1, whole genome shotgun sequence genomic region, the following are encoded:
- the LOC133857508 gene encoding uncharacterized mitochondrial protein AtMg00810-like produces the protein MEQPQGCVNPAFPHHVCKIHKALYGLKQAPRAWYTRLSQTLLEIGFSSSKVNPSLFLYHSNASHVFLRVYVDDIIVIGNHMATIQTIITKLQANFAIKDLGSLSYFLGIQISRDSTRLHLRQSKYIQDLLTRTSMVDSKPYRTPCTTGSKMSKFDGDALPNPSDYRQIVGALQYATLTRPDITYSVNQLYQHMHSPTSTHWTTAKRVLRNLKGTIDFGLHYTPGSLHLSGFCDSNWAGNPNDCRSTTGFGIFLGSNLISWSAKKQHVVSRSSTEAEYRAMALTTSELYWLRMLFQELQVSLPSPPTI, from the coding sequence ATGGAACAACCGCAAGGTTGTGTGAACCCTGCCTTTCCCCACCATGTCTGCAAAATACACAAAGCTTTGTATGGCCtcaagcaggctcctcgggctTGGTACACCCgcctctctcaaactctcttaGAAATTGGCTTCTCTAGCTCTAAAGTGAAcccttctttatttttatatcactcTAATGCTTCTCATGTTTTCCTTCGAgtgtatgtggatgatattattGTTATAGGTAATCATATGGCCACCATCCAAACCATCATCACGAAGTTACAGGCTAACTTTGCCATCAAAGACCTCGGCTCCCTCTCCTACTTCCTTGGCATCCAAATCTCACGGGATTCAACCAGACTCCACTTGCGGCAATCCAAGTACATTCAGGACCTCCTTACCCGCACCAGCATGGTTGATTCCAAGCCATACCGCACTCCATGCACCACCGGATCCAAAATGTCCAAGTTTGATGGCGATGCTCTTCCCAATCCCTCTGATTACCGCCAGATTGTTGGAGCTCTACAATATGCTACTCTCACTCGTCCAGACATCACCTACTCCGTCAACCAACTCTATCAGCACATGCACAGCCCCACATCCACTCACTGGACAACAGCTAAGCGAGTTCTTCGTAACCTCAAAGGCACTATTGACTTTGGTCTTCACTACACTCCAGGATCACTCCACCTCTCAGGGTTCTGTGACTCTAACTGGGCCGGAAACCCCAACGACTGCCGCTCCACCACTGGATTTGGCATCTTCCTCGGCTCCAATCTCATATCATGGTCTGCCAAAAAGCAGCACGTTGTCTCCCGCTCCAGCACCGAAGCCGAGTACCGTGCAATGGCCCTTACAACTTCAGAACTTTACTGGCTCCGTATGCTATTCCAAGAACTACAAGTATCTCTTCCATCTCCACCAACCATCTAG
- the LOC133857757 gene encoding uncharacterized protein LOC133857757 isoform X1, producing MPALDAFDSFLFSLSTAFCSPFAVFVQIQGCLICLLLAFGWACAAYVRNRQIKQMKDSMQRGNSFAFLSCDINELEHSNQVNLPRVSVVMPLKGFGEHNLHNWRSQITSLYGGPLEFLFVVESTEDPAYHAVSLLISDFEDEVDAKVLVAGLSTTCSQKIHNQLVGVETMNKDTKYVLFLDDDVRLHPGSIGALTAEMEKNPDIFIQTGYPLDLPSGSLGSYCIYEYHMPCSMGFATGGKTFFLWGGCMMMHADDFRLDRYGVFSGLRDGGYSDDMTLAAIAGAHKRLITSPPVAVFPHPLASDLTFPRYWNYLRKQTFVLESYTTKVNWIMNRALFTSHCYLSWGFVAPYFMSMIHITAALRIYIKGYSLEETTLTSGGLLLVCCLATCTAIELLSMWNLTRIEVQLCNMLSPEAPQLSLASYNWGLVFIAMVVDNFLYPVSAIRSHFSQSINWSGIRYHLKNGKIHKIERSKDKGPVFTDLGGKNLYGKKGAPPKASFLSSLARSMAQWRQPKKYDV from the exons ATGCCTGCATTGGACGCTTTCGATTCGTTCCTCTTCTCTCTAAGCACAGCATTCTGCAGTCCTTTCGCCGTCTTCGTTCAGATCCAG GGATGTCTAATCTGTTTACTTCTTGCGTTTGGGTGGGCTTGTGCGGCTTATGTCAG GAATAGGCAGATCAAACAGATGAAGGACAGTATGCAACGTGGCAATAGCTTTGCTTTTCTTAGTTGTGATATTAATGAACTTGAGCACTCTAATCAGGTCAATCTTCCTAGAGTTTCAGTTGTTATGCCTTTAAAGGGTTTTGGAGAACACAATCTGCACAACTGGAGAAGTCAG ATAACGTCTCTTTATGGTGGTCCTTTAGAATTTCTTTTTGTGGTGGAAAGTACAGAAGATCCTGCTTACCATGCTGTATCTTTGTTAATATCAGATTTTGAG GATGAAGTTGATGCTAAGGTTCTGGTTGCTGGTTTGTCAACAACTTGTAGTCAAAAAATTCATAATCAGTTG GTTGGAGTGGAGACAATGAATAAGGACACCAAGTATGTGTTATTCTTGGATGATGATGTTAGGCTTCACCCTGGTTCAATTGGAGCCCTCACTGCTGAGATGGAAAAGAATCCTGAC ATATTTATTCAAACTGGATACCCTCTTGACTTACCTTCAGGAAGTTTAGGGAGTTACTGCATATATGAATATCACATG CCTTGTTCAATGGGATTTGCTACTGGTGGAAAAACATTCTTTCTGTGGGGAGGGTGCATGATG ATGCATGCTGATGATTTTAGACTTGATCGCTATGGTGTGTTCTCGGGACTTCGAGATGGTGGATACTCCGATGATATGACTCTTGCCGCGATAGCTG GGGCTCATAAGAGGCTCATCACATCACCTCCAGTTGCGGTATTTCCTCATCCCCTTGCAAGCGATCTTACTTTCCCAAG GTATTGGAATTACTTGAGGAAGCAAACGTTTGTTTTGGAGTCCTACACAACGAAGGTTAATTGGATAATGAATCGTGCATTGTTTACTTCCCACTGCTACCTGTCATGGGGATTTGTAGCACCAtactttatgtctatgattcatATCACTGCAGCACTTAGAATTTACATTAAAGGGTATTCACTGGAGGAAACTACCTTGACTTCTGGTG GGTTATTACTGGTATGCTGCCTAGCTACGTGCACTGCTATAGAACTTCTTTCAATGTGGAACTTGACAAGAATAGAAGTTCAACTATGCAACATGTTATCTCCTGAGGCACCCCAACTCTCACTTGCTTCTTACAACTGGGGTCTT GTATTCATTGCGATGGTAGTGGATAACTTTTTATACCCTGTTTCTGCAATACGTTCTCATTTTTCTCAGTCTATCAATTGGTCTGGTATCCGATACCATTTGAAGAATGGAAAGATACACAAG ATTGAAAGAAGCAAGGATAAGGGGCCAGTTTTTACGGACTTGGGAGGGAAGAATTTATATGGGAAAAAAGGAGCTCCTCCCAAAGCCTCATTCCTCAGCTCATTGGCCAGAAGCATGGCGCAATGGCGCCAGCCAAAGAAATATGATgtctag
- the LOC133858054 gene encoding uncharacterized protein LOC133858054, with amino-acid sequence MLTMYTNLTKSQAFPLAIRIYSRPRCFKLFHNSKPQSLPTGSYPKPPLNPSRIKTLGDSRVMKSMDFSTCSHYRTLGMGNIVKPRNGFRLRSAIQCCRLIKAPSFSSSYTQRDGEKNGVLRAGKTLPWLASNRAKEVKWSDKATSAKTSRSSWEESAKRLEEATTMKSARSSWKESAENFVAKSRRLTEGSEGGRNRIVDKGGDQQSGYVDRYGSSEEDKEEGGGEVEANDDPRWDKIKHRFRGMVDVKAGSEKPELQRWNKQENWGRKTWKEATESSVPKMVGEGIYGVGPVLAALSAQRREFYALYLQEGLDLSNNNRKKKDKKGFEKVLRMAEKIGLSIREASKHDLNMVVDNRPHQGLVLDASPLEMVKVKELDPISKEEGKGSLWVALDEVTDPQNLGAIIRSAYFFGASGVVLCAKNSAPLTGVVSKASAGALELMELRYCKNMMQFLVTSAENGWRVLGGSVSPKAVPLDEVLPGAPTILVLGSEGTGLRPLVERSCTQLLRIPGNVPLDLSTGGVNDTDTAETNSGCSGEEFRSFLAVESLNVSVAAGVLLHHLIGNNYKNEFHIGDKTTDALE; translated from the coding sequence ATGCTCACAATGTATACCAATTTGACGAAGAGCCAGGCATTTCCCTTGGCTATTAGGATTTATTCACGACCCAGATGCTTCAAGTTGTTCCACAACTCAAAGCCCCAATCTTTGCCCACTGGGTCTTATCCAAAACCCCCGTTAAACCCCAGTAGGATCAAAACCCTTGGAGATTCCCGTGTCATGAAATCCATGGATTTTTCAACTTGTTCTCATTATAGAACCCTGGGAATGGGCAATATAGTGAAACCCAGAAACGGGTTTCGGCTTAGAAGTGCCATCCAGTGTTGCCGTTTGATTAAAGCTCCAAGTTTTTCAAGTTCGTATACTCAGAGAGATGGTGAAAAGAATGGTGTGTTGAGAGCTGGAAAAACTCTTCCTTGGTTGGCATCAAATAGAGCTAAAGAAGTAAAATGGTCGGACAAAGCAACTTCTGCAAAGACGAGTCGTTCTTCTTGGGAGGAATCGGCAAAAAGGTTGGAGGAAGCAACAACAATGAAAAGTGCCCGTTCTTCTTGGAAGGAATCAGCGGAAAATTTTGTGGCTAAAAGTCGTAGGTTGACAGAAGGGAGTGAAGGAGGTAGGAATAGAATAGTAGATAAGGGAGGGGATCAGCAAAGTGGCTATGTTGATAGGTATGGAAGTTCTgaagaagataaagaagaaggaggaggagaagtAGAGGCCAACGATGATCCGAGATGGGATAAAATTAAGCATAGGTTCAGGGGAATGGTGGATGTAAAGGCTGGATCTGAGAAACCTGAGTTACAGAGGTGGAATAAGCAGGAAAATTGGGGTAGAAAGACATGGAAAGAGGCTACTGAATCGTCAGTGCCTAAAATGGTTGGCGAAGGGATTTATGGGGTTGGTCCGGTTTTGGCTGCTTTGTCAGCTCAAAGAAGAGAATTTTATGCATTGTACCTCCAAGAAGGTTTAGATTTGAGTAATAACAATCGGAAGAAGAAGGACAAAAAAGGGTTTGAGAAAGTGTTAAGGATGGCAGAAAAAATTGGATTAAGCATAAGGGAAGCATCAAAGCATGATCTCAATATGGTGGTTGACAACCGCCCCCATCAGGGTCTTGTGCTAGATGCCTCTCCATTGGAGATGGTAAAAGTAAAGGAATTGGACCCTATTTCTAAGGAGGAAGGTAAAGGTTCTCTTTGGGTAGCTTTGGATGAGGTTACAGATCCTCAGAATTTGGGGGCAATCATTAGATCGGCATACTTCTTTGGAGCTTCAGGGGTGGTGTTATGTGCCAAGAATTCAGCTCCATTGACTGGTGTTGTGAGCAAAGCAAGTGCAGGCGCACTTGAATTAATGGAGCTTAGGTATTGCAAGAATATGATGCAGTTCTTAGTAACCTCAGCTGAAAATGGTTGGCGAGTTCTTGGGGGTTCAGTTTCTCCAAAAGCTGTTCCCTTGGATGAGGTTTTGCCGGGTGCACCAACAATTCTAGTCTTGGGCAGTGAGGGTACCGGGTTGAGGCCTTTGGTAGAGAGATCATGTACTCAGTTGCTTAGGATCCCTGGAAATGTTCCTCTGGACTTATCCACTGGTGGTGTGAATGATACGGATACAGCAGAAACAAACTCCGGGTGCTCCGGTGAAGAGTTCAGGTCCTTTTTGGCTGTGGAGAGCTTAAATGTCAGTGTTGCAGCAGGTGTGCTTCTTCATCACTTAATTGGaaacaattacaaaaatgaGTTCCACATTGGAGATAAGACTACTGATGCACTTGAATGA
- the LOC133857757 gene encoding uncharacterized protein LOC133857757 isoform X2, producing the protein MPALDAFDSFLFSLSTAFCSPFAVFVQIQGCLICLLLAFGWACAAYVRNRQIKQMKDSMQRGNSFAFLSCDINELEHSNQVNLPRVSVVMPLKGFGEHNLHNWRSQDEVDAKVLVAGLSTTCSQKIHNQLVGVETMNKDTKYVLFLDDDVRLHPGSIGALTAEMEKNPDIFIQTGYPLDLPSGSLGSYCIYEYHMPCSMGFATGGKTFFLWGGCMMMHADDFRLDRYGVFSGLRDGGYSDDMTLAAIAGAHKRLITSPPVAVFPHPLASDLTFPRYWNYLRKQTFVLESYTTKVNWIMNRALFTSHCYLSWGFVAPYFMSMIHITAALRIYIKGYSLEETTLTSGGLLLVCCLATCTAIELLSMWNLTRIEVQLCNMLSPEAPQLSLASYNWGLVFIAMVVDNFLYPVSAIRSHFSQSINWSGIRYHLKNGKIHKIERSKDKGPVFTDLGGKNLYGKKGAPPKASFLSSLARSMAQWRQPKKYDV; encoded by the exons ATGCCTGCATTGGACGCTTTCGATTCGTTCCTCTTCTCTCTAAGCACAGCATTCTGCAGTCCTTTCGCCGTCTTCGTTCAGATCCAG GGATGTCTAATCTGTTTACTTCTTGCGTTTGGGTGGGCTTGTGCGGCTTATGTCAG GAATAGGCAGATCAAACAGATGAAGGACAGTATGCAACGTGGCAATAGCTTTGCTTTTCTTAGTTGTGATATTAATGAACTTGAGCACTCTAATCAGGTCAATCTTCCTAGAGTTTCAGTTGTTATGCCTTTAAAGGGTTTTGGAGAACACAATCTGCACAACTGGAGAAGTCAG GATGAAGTTGATGCTAAGGTTCTGGTTGCTGGTTTGTCAACAACTTGTAGTCAAAAAATTCATAATCAGTTG GTTGGAGTGGAGACAATGAATAAGGACACCAAGTATGTGTTATTCTTGGATGATGATGTTAGGCTTCACCCTGGTTCAATTGGAGCCCTCACTGCTGAGATGGAAAAGAATCCTGAC ATATTTATTCAAACTGGATACCCTCTTGACTTACCTTCAGGAAGTTTAGGGAGTTACTGCATATATGAATATCACATG CCTTGTTCAATGGGATTTGCTACTGGTGGAAAAACATTCTTTCTGTGGGGAGGGTGCATGATG ATGCATGCTGATGATTTTAGACTTGATCGCTATGGTGTGTTCTCGGGACTTCGAGATGGTGGATACTCCGATGATATGACTCTTGCCGCGATAGCTG GGGCTCATAAGAGGCTCATCACATCACCTCCAGTTGCGGTATTTCCTCATCCCCTTGCAAGCGATCTTACTTTCCCAAG GTATTGGAATTACTTGAGGAAGCAAACGTTTGTTTTGGAGTCCTACACAACGAAGGTTAATTGGATAATGAATCGTGCATTGTTTACTTCCCACTGCTACCTGTCATGGGGATTTGTAGCACCAtactttatgtctatgattcatATCACTGCAGCACTTAGAATTTACATTAAAGGGTATTCACTGGAGGAAACTACCTTGACTTCTGGTG GGTTATTACTGGTATGCTGCCTAGCTACGTGCACTGCTATAGAACTTCTTTCAATGTGGAACTTGACAAGAATAGAAGTTCAACTATGCAACATGTTATCTCCTGAGGCACCCCAACTCTCACTTGCTTCTTACAACTGGGGTCTT GTATTCATTGCGATGGTAGTGGATAACTTTTTATACCCTGTTTCTGCAATACGTTCTCATTTTTCTCAGTCTATCAATTGGTCTGGTATCCGATACCATTTGAAGAATGGAAAGATACACAAG ATTGAAAGAAGCAAGGATAAGGGGCCAGTTTTTACGGACTTGGGAGGGAAGAATTTATATGGGAAAAAAGGAGCTCCTCCCAAAGCCTCATTCCTCAGCTCATTGGCCAGAAGCATGGCGCAATGGCGCCAGCCAAAGAAATATGATgtctag
- the LOC133857601 gene encoding probable 3-hydroxyisobutyrate dehydrogenase-like 1, mitochondrial has product MPLPHLLRSLSHAPTRSPPFLTLLCRSMATEPISPSTTRVGWIGTGVMGRSMASHLINAGYTLTVFNRTLSKAQPLVDMGAHLAQNPLAVASRSDVVFSIVGYPSDVRSVLLDPTSGALSGLRHGGVLVDMTTSEPSLADEIAAAAASKDCAAIDAPVSGGDRGAKNGTLAIFAGGDETVVKRLNPLFALLGKVNYMGAPGKGQFAKLANQVVIASTMVGLVEGMVYAHKAGLEVGLFLDAISTGAAGSKSLDLYGSRILKRDLEPGFYVNHFVKDLGICLKECQRMGLALPGLALAQQLYLSLKAHGEGSLGTQALILALERLNNVSLESAPAAAPSS; this is encoded by the coding sequence ATGCCACTTCCTCATCTACTCCGCTCCCTCTCCCACGCTCCCACTCGCTCCCCTCCCTTCCTCACCCTCCTCTGCCGATCCATGGCCACCGAGCCCATCAGCCCATCCACCACCCGCGTGGGATGGATAGGCACCGGCGTCATGGGCCGCTCCATGGCCTCCCACCTCATCAACGCCGGCTACACCCTCACCGTCTTCAACCGCACTCTCTCCAAGGCCCAGCCCCTCGTCGACATGGGGGCCCACTTGGCCCAAAACCCCCTCGCTGTCGCCTCCCGATCCGACGTCGTATTCTCCATCGTCGGCTACCCCTCAGACGTCCGCTCCGTTCTCCTCGACCCCACATCCGGCGCGCTCTCTGGCCTCCGCCACGGCGGCGTCCTCGTTGACATGACCACCTCGGAGCCCTCTCTCGCCGACGAGATCGCCGCCGCGGCTGCCTCCAAGGACTGCGCCGCGATCGACGCCCCGGTCTCCGGTGGAGACCGCGGCGCCAAGAACGGAACCCTCGCGATCTTCGCCGGCGGGGACGAGACAGTAGTCAAGCGTCTGAACCCGCTGTTTGCCCTTCTGGGTAAGGTTAATTACATGGGTGCCCCCGGAAAGGGGCAATTCGCCAAGCTAGCGAACCAGGTGGTGATCGCTTCGACGATGGTGGGGTTAGTGGAGGGGATGGTGTACGCGCACAAGGCTGGGCTGGAGGTGGGTCTGTTCCTGGACGCCATCTCGACGGGTGCGGCGGGGTCCAAGTCGCTAGACTTGTACGGGAGTAGGATCTTGAAGAGAGATTTGGAGCCTGGGTTCTATGTGAACCATTTTGTGAAGGACTTGGGGATATGTTTGAAGGAGTGTCAGAGAATGGGTCTGGCTTTGCCCGGGCTGGCTCTGGCTCAGCAGCTCTATCTGTCGCTCAAGGCTCATGGGGAGGGCAGCTTGGGGACCCAAGCGCTTATTTTGGCTCTGGAGCGGCTTAATAATGTTTCGCTTGAATCTGCTCCGGCGGCGGCTCCTTCGTCTTAG
- the LOC133857941 gene encoding mitochondrial import inner membrane translocase subunit TIM17-2-like yields the protein MGTPETSREPCPDRILDDIGGAFAMGAVGGSAFHFLKGVYNSPGGTRVLGGSQAVRLNAPRVGGSFAVWGGLFSAFDCTMVFVRQKEDPWNSIVAGAATGGFLSMRQGLGASARSAAFGGVLLALIEGAGIMLNRMFSAQQQIPVLIEEPGPNMPPLPSFMGQAQNMPEPASVTGSSSPDSGSGWLGGWFGGAKKESSAGTSSGSETKILESFDAPPVPSFEYK from the coding sequence ATGGGGACGCCAGAGACCTCGAGGGAGCCCTGCCCGGACCGAATCCTTGACGACATCGGCGGCGCGTTTGCCATGGGGGCCGTGGGCGGCTCGGCCTTCCACTTCCTCAAGGGCGTCTACAACTCCCCCGGCGGGACTCGCGTTCTCGGCGGCTCGCAGGCGGTGCGGCTCAACGCGCCGCGCGTCGGCGGAAGCTTCGCAGTCTGGGGCGGCCTCTTCTCCGCCTTCGACTGCACCATGGTCTTCGTGCGCCAGAAGGAGGACCCCTGGAACTCCATCGTGGCCGGCGCCGCCACCGGAGGCTTCCTCTCCATGCGACAAGGGCTCGGCGCCTCAGCTCGATCGGCGGCTTTCGGCGGCGTCCTCTTGGCGCTCATCGAAGGCGCCGGGATCATGCTAAATCGCATGTTCAGCGCGCAGCAACAGATTCCCGTGCTCATCGAAGAGCCCGGGCCCAATATGCCCCCGCTCCCGAGCTTCATGGGCCAGGCCCAGAACATGCCGGAACCGGCCTCGGTGACCGGGTCGTCTTCTCCGGATTCGGGTTCGGGGTGGCTTGGAGGGTGGTTTGGCGGTGCGAAGAAGGAGTCGTCGGCGGGGACGAGTAGCGGAAGCGAGACGAAGATCTTGGAGAGCTTCGATGCGCCTCCCGTGCCGAGTTTTGAGTACAAGTGA